AAGCGTCCCGGCACTCCGGCCGCGACGATGGACGGCCAGTTGCCCAAGCAGGTCGTGCAGGAGCGCTACGAGCGGCTGATCGCCTGTGTCGAGGAGATCACCTGGGCGGAGAACAAGAAGCTTGTCGGCGAGACCGTCGAGGTGCTGGTCGCCGTCGGCGAGGGCCGCAAGGACGAGCGCACCGGCCGGATGTCCGGTCGGGCCCGCGACGGCCGCCTGGTCCACTTCGCGACGGGCGCAGCCGGAGCGAACGGCCAGTTCGGCGACGCCGGTTCGTACGCCGGGTCGATCCGCCCCGGCGACATCGTGCACACCACGGTCACCTACGCCGCGCCGCACCACCTCAACGCCGACGGCGCGCCGCTGTCACACCGGCGGACCCGGGCGGGCGACGCGGCCGAGGCGGGGCGCTCTCCGCGTACCCCGGGGGTGCTGCTCGGACTGCCCACGATCGGTGCGCCGGCCGCGGCGCCCGCGCCGACGACCGGCTGCGCCGTCTCGCCCTGAGTGCCGGTCGGGGCCCGCGCGGCAGGCCCCGACCGACCCGTGCGGTCAGACCGAGATCCGGCCCGCGCCGGCACCGCCCGTCACGATCGACTTGACGTTGCTCGGGGTGTCCAGGGTGTACGAGTACGGGATGCCGGCCACGCTGCCGCCCGACTGCCCGCTGCCCGAGTTGACGAAGTGGTTGTTGCGGGCCACCAGGGCACCCGGGCCGGAGTCGCCCTCACCCCGGTGGAACGGGTCGGGGGTGTTCTCGAAGTAGTTGCCCTCGACCAGCACGCCGGCGTTCATCGTGGACGCCACGCCGTAGCCGCGCACGTTGCTGTAGAAGTTGTTGTAGACGTGCACCGGGTTGCCGAAGCGGACCCGCGGGTTGCGCTGGTTGCTGCCGTCGAACCAGTTGTGGTGGTAGGAGACCCGCAGTCGGCCGACGTCCTGGCTGGCGTTGTCGTCGCTGTGCCCGAGCAGCATCGTCTTGTCGTGGCTGAACACCCGGTTCCAGGAGACCGTGATGAAGTCGGAGCCGCGCTTGATGTCGACCGCGCCGTCGTAGCCGCTGCTGAAGGTGTTGTGGTCGATCCAGATGTTTGTCGCCGACTGCTCCACGTTGATCGCGTCGTCGCCCCAGTTCCGGAACGTCAGGTTACGGATGATCACGTTGCGGTCGCCGTTGATGGTGAAGCCGCAGCCGACGATTGTCGCGCCCGCGTTGCCGAGGATCGTCTTGTTGGAGCGTACGCGCAGCATCCCCGAGCAGTTGATGGTGCCGGAGACCCGGATCACCGCCGCGCTTGTGGAGTTGAGCGCGCTGGTGAGCGCCGAGGCGCTGGTGACCGTGGTGGTGCCGGCGTTGCCGCCGCCGCTGGTGCCGCCGTTCTGGGTGGCCCAGCCGACCAGCCCGGTCTGCGGCGTCGGGTTGGGCGGGGGAGTGGTGCCGCCGCCCATCTTGATCATCTGCCACCGCTGGTTGGCACCGTCGAGGTCGGCGTACTGCGAGACCACGCCGCCGTCGGCGGTGGACCACTGCCACACCTCAAGGGCCTTGTTGCTGTGCCGGTTGACGAACCGGACGTCGCCGTTTGCGGAATCCACGAGCCGCCAGTGCTGCTTGGTGTCGCCGCTCGCGGTGACCTGGGTGACCTGCACGCCGTCGTTCGAGTTGGGAATGGTGACGACCTTGCCGGAGTGCCGGTTGCGCAACTGGTAGTAGCCGTTGCCCACGTCGACGAACTGGAACTGCTGGTTGTTGCCGTCGGCCCGGGTGAACTGCCGGATCTCGCCGCCGTCGGCGGTGGACCAGTTCCACAGGTCCATCGCCTTGCCGCTGTTGCGGTTCACGAACACGTAGTGGGCGCTGGTGTCGACGGTGGCCGCCGCCGCCGGGGCGACGGCCACCGCCACGGCCGCCGCGGGCAGTGCGACGGCCGCTGCGGCCAGTGCCGCGAGCCGCCGCGCCAGGGGCCGCTTGACGAGTGCAAGCACGGTCATTCTCCTCATCCTTCAGGTACGCGGAACGGGTCGGACGACGCCTCGGCCGTCGCGGACCGGCGGCCGACGCCGGCCCGGATGAGTCCGCGACGCGGGCTGCCCCGGCGACCGGAATGGTGGTGGTTCGCCGTGGCTACGCCTGGCTGCGCCATCTCGTGCGGTTGGCAGGAGTACGCCTCGGCACCGGTGGCTGCCGTGCCCAGCGGCAGCGATGCCCAGGCGGTCGCAGAGATGCGCCCTGCCCTCGGATGAACTGGTCGGAACGGCTCCCGTGCCCGCCCCAGAAGGGCAAGCGCTTTCCTCAGGTAATCACAGATCGACGTCGATGTAAATGTCATACGCTAACATCGCCGTGACCAGCGGCGACAAGCCACGGAAACGCCCCCGGTCCCACCGGGGAGACCGAGGGCGTCCGGTGTCAGCTCAGCCGGCCTGCTCGGCCAACTGGAGGAACTGCCGCTTCGAGGCGAGGGCCTGCTCGGCTTCCTTGATCCGCCGCGCGTCGCCGGCAGCCTGGGCCCGGGTCAACCGCTCCTCGGCCTCCGCGACCTGCGCCCGCATCTGGGCCAGCAGCGGGTTGTCCTCGCGGGTGGTGCGACGCCAGGCCGAATCCATCACCTCGCGGACCTTGTCGTCGACGGCGCGCAGCCGCCGGTCCAGCCCGGCCGCGGCCTCGCGCGGCACCCGGCCGGCCTCGTGCCACTGCGCCTGGATCTCCCGCAGTTTGGCCTGGGCGCCCTTCGGGTCGCCGTCAACGTCGAGGGCCTCGGCCTCGGCGAGCAACGCCTGCTTGCGCTCCAGGTTGGCGCGCTGCTCGTTGTCGCGCGCGGAGAAGACCTCGCTGCGGCGGGTGAAGAAGGCGTCCTGCGCGGCGCGGAACCGTTCCCAGAGCCGCTGCTCGGCCTCCTTCGAGGCGCGCGGTGCAGCCTTCCACTGGGTCATCAGGTTCTTCAGCTGGTTGGCCGTGCTGGCCCACTCCGTCGAGTCCTTGATTTTCTCGGCCTCGGCGACCAGTTCCTCCTTGACCGTCTGCGCTTGCTTGCGCTGCGCGTCCAGCGAGGCGAAGTGAGCGCCCCGGCGGCGGGTGAACCCGTCGCGGGCAGCGGCGAACCGCTTCCACAGCTCACCGTCGGTCTTCTTGTCGACCCCCCGGATGGTCTTCCACTCGTCGAGGATCTCCTTCAGCCGGTCACCGGCGGTCTTCCAGCCGGTCGACTCGGCGGCCAGCTTCTCCGCCTCCTCCACCAGGGCCGTCTTGCGGGCGAGCGCCTCGATGCGGGCGGCCTCCTTGGCGGCCTTGGCCTCACCGGCCTTCTCCTCGGCGACCGCGGCGAGCTTGTCGAGCCGGGTGGCCAGCGCGTCGATGTCGCCGACCACATGCGCCTCGGCGAGCGAGGCGCGTAGCCGACGGATGCTGCTCAGCGAGTGGTTGGGTTCCGCCGCGCCCGAGTTGAGCCGCGCCTCGGTCAGATCCACCTCGGTCACCAGGTCGGCAAAGCGGCGGGCAAAATGGGCCAGCCCCTCCTCAGGTGCTCCCGCCTGCCAGGATCCGACCACCCGCTCGCCCTCGGCGGTCTTGACGTAAACGGTGCCGTCCGCGTCCACCCGTCCGAAGGCAGTCCAGTCGCTCATGTGCCCATCCTCGTTCTCCCGGTGCCCAGAAGGTAGCCTCCCGAGCCCGCCACGGCGCAGCCAACTTTCTCCGGGCATTGTCACAGGTCCGCCCCGGTCCGCGTCGAGCGCCTATCGCCGACCGTGACCATACGGTGTCCTAGGGGCCGGTGTCGAAGTCCTCGGTCGGCCAGCGGCGGGAATTGTCGCGCCTGTCGGGCCGGGATGCACCAGTCGATAACCGGACGAATTCCAACTTGCCGGACCGCGCCGGCAATCCGCCCCGCCGGGCGGTGCCGGTGGACCGATAACGTTGCCTGGTGCCACTGGTCGCCGCCGCCGTCTGCCCCCATCCGCCGCTGCTCGTGCCCGAGGTGGCCGGTGCCGCCGCACCTGAACTGGACGAGTTGCGTGCCGCCTGTGCCAGCGCCGTGGCCCGGCTGGCGGTCGCTGGTGCCCGGAGCATCCTGGTGATCGGTGCCGGCCCCGGCACCGTCGATCTCGACCCCCCGTACCGGGGTAGCTTCGCCCCCTGGGGAGCGCCGCTGGAGGTGCGCCTCACCAGCCACGCCGACGAAGGCCGGGTCGACGGCGAAGGCCGGGTCGACGGCGAAGGCCGGGTCGACGGCACGGGTCGGGCCGTGGCCGGCAGCGCCGCCGGGTGGCGGGCCGACGAGCGCAACGGCAGCGCCCGGCTCCCGCTCAGCCTGCTGGCCGGTGCCTGGCTGCTGGACCGGATGCCGCTGGCCGGGGCGGACGGGACGGTCCGTCGGATGATGACCGTGGGCGCCGACGAGTCGGCCGAGAACTGCGCCGCCCTCGGCGCCCGGCTCGGCTCGGGGCAGCCGTGGGCGCTGCTGGTGATGGGCGACGGGTCGGCGTGCCGGGGAGAAAAGGCACCCGGCTACGCCGATCCGCGCGCCGAGGCGTACGACGAAGGGGTGGCCCGGGCCCTGGCCCAGGTGGACGTCGACGCCCTGCTCGGCCTGGACCCGGCGGTCTCGGCGCAGCTGCGGGTCGCCGGCCGGGCGCCCTGGCAGGTGCTCGCCGGTGCCGCCCGGGCGGCGGGCGGCGACTGGCGCGGTGAACTGCTCTACCACGCGGCGCCCTACGGCGTGGCCTACCTCGTGGCGAGCTGGGAGCGGTCGTGACCGCCCCCGGTCCGGTGGTCGCCGTGGTCGGGCCGACCGCGGCCGGCAAGTCGGCCCTGAGCATCGCCCTGGCCCAGGCGCTCGGCGGCGAGGTGGTCAACGCCGACTCGATGCAGCTCTACCGGGGGATGGACATCGGTACCGCCAAGCTCACCCCCGCCGAGCGGGCCGGGGTGCCGCACCACCTGCTCGACATCTGGCCGGTCACCGAGCCGGCCAGCGTGGCGGAGTATCAGCGGCTGGCCCGGGCGGCGGTGGACGACATCCGGGCCCGGGGGCGGGTGCCGCTGCTGGTCGGCGGGTCCGGCCTGTACGTGCGGGCGGTGCTGGAGCAGTTCGAGTTCCCGGGCACCGACCCGGCGGTGCGGGCGCGACTGGAGGGCGAACTCGCCGCGCTCGGCCCGGCACCGCTGCACGCGCGGCTGCGTGCGGCCGACCCGGTGGCGGCCGAGAGCATCCTGCCCGGCAACGGCCGGCGGATCGTCCGCGCACTGGAGGTGATCGAGCTGACCGGCGGACCGTTCACCGCCGCGCTGCCGCAGCCCACCCCGCACTATCCGGCGGTGCAGATCGGGGTCGACCTGGACACTGCGCTGCTCGACGAGCGGATCGCGACGCGGGTCGACCGGATGTGGGCCGACGGGCTGGTCGCCGAGACCCGCGAGCTGGTCGGCCACGGCCTGCCCGAGGGGCGTACGGCCAGCCGGGCGCTCGGCTACCAGCAGGTGCTGCGCTTCCTGGCCGGCGAGCTGACCGAGGAGCAGGCGTACGACGAGACCATCCGGGCCACCCGCCGCTTCGTCCGCCGCCAACGCTCCTGGTTTCGGCGCGATCCGCGGGTGCACTGGCTGGACTCGGCCGACCCGGGACTGGTCGAGGCCGCCCTGCGGATACTCGGTGACGCTGCGCGATGATGGAGGCGTGGAGTTCACCAAGGGACACGGCACCGGCAACGACTTCGTGATCCTGCCCGACCCGGACGGCGCGCTCGACCTGACGCCCGACCTGGTGGCAGCGATCTGCGACCGGCGGCGGGGGCTTGGCGGCGACGGCGTGTTGCGGGTGGTCCGGGCGGCCAAACACCCCGACGGCGCCGCGCTGGCCGACTCGGCGGAGTGGTTCATGGACTACTGGAACTCCGACGGATCCTTCGCCGAGATGTGCGGCAACGGTGCCCGGGTCTTCGTCCGGTACCTGCTGGACACCGGGCTGGCCGCGCCGGCCGGCGGGGCGTTGCCGGTGGCGACCCGGGCCGGACTGGTCCGCGCCCGGGTCGACGGCGAGGCCATCGCCGTCGAGATGCGCCGTCCCCGGCGGTACGCGACCTCGACCGCCGCCCTGGGCGGGCTGACCCTGCCGGGCACCGCGGTCGACGTCGGCAACCCCCACCTTGTCTGTCCGCTGCCGGCCGGGCTGGACCTGGCCGGGCTGGACCTGACCCGGGCACCCAACTTCGACCCGGCGCTCTTCCCGTCCGGGGTGAACGTCGAGTTCACCGTGCCCGGCGGCCCGGTCGACGGCGTCGACGCGCATGTGCTGATGCGGGTCTACGAGCGCGGTTCCGCCGAAACCCTGTCCTGCGGCACCGGTGCCTGTGCGGTCGCTGCCGTGGCGCTGCACGACGCCGACCAGGAGACCGGCACGGTAGCCGTCGACGTCCCCGGCGGACGCCTCACCGTCACCCTCAACGACGACTCCTGCTGGCTCTCCGGCCCCGCCACCCTGGTCGCCACCGGCACCCTAACCCTCCCCTAACCCCACCCACCCCACCCACCCCACCCACCCCACCCACCCCACCCCTGCGCCGATCTTGCAGTTTTGGTCGCCGAATTGTGAGGCTTGCAGCGGGTCTGTCCCGACAAAAAGTGCAAGATCGGCGGCGGGCGGCGGGCGGCGGGGGTGTGGGGGTGGGGGGTGTCCCTATGGGTTTCGTCAAGCGGGGACGGGGCTGGTCGGGCGGGGTTGGTAGGGGATCTTGTCGCGGAGCATGGCGTATAGGACGTCGCAGCGGCGTCGGGCGAGGCAGATGAGGGCGGCGTTGTGGCGTTTACCTTCGGCGCGTTTGCGGTCGTAGTAGGCGCGGCTGACGGGGTCTGCGAGGGATGCGAACGCGGCGAGGAAGAACGCGCGTTTGAGGTTCTTGTTGCCGCCTCGGGGTGGGTGCTCGCCGCGGATGCTGGTGCCGGAGCGTCGGGTGACGGGGGCGAGGCCGGCGTAGGCGGCGAGGTGGCCGGGGTGGCGAAGGCGGTGCCGTCGCCGACTTCGAGCAGGATCTGGGCGGCGGTCCTGACGCCGATGCCGGGCATCGATGTCAGGACCGGGGCAAGAGGGTGTGCATCAAGCATCCTCTCGACCTGGTCGGCGACTTGGTCGCGTTGGTGTAGGACGTCGCGGAGGCTGTCGGCGAGACGGGGCAGGATCGTCTCGGCTGCTTGGGTGCCGGGGACGGTGACGGTCTGTTCGTCGAGGGCTGCCATGAGCTGTTCGATGAGCCGTTCACCCATGCGGGGTGCGTGGACGGCGGCGATCGAGAGTAGTTTGCGGCGACCGGCTTTGCGGAGTCCGGCCGGTCCGCCGCAGCGCGACAGCAACTCCAGCACGGCCTTGTGGTGCACCTTCGGGCCGAGAACCCGTTCCAGGGCGGGATGAATCTGGGTGAGTAGTCCCCGGATACGGTTCGACACGCGCGTGGCCTCGCCAGCGAGGTCGTCGTCGAAGCCGACGAGGACCTCCAACTCGGCCAGAGCCTCATCTCCGACGTCGACCCGCCGCAGCGTGTGCGGCAGGGTGCGGGCGGCATCAGCGATGACATAGGCGTCGCGGGCGTCGGTCTTCGCGCTTCCGGGGTGCAGATCGGCGATCCGGCGCATCGCCAGGCCGGGCAGGTAGGCCACCTGATGACCGCATGCCCGAGCCACCGCGACCGGCAGGGCGCCGATCGAGGCGGGCTGGTCGACCACCACCAGCACCCGACCGTGGCCGGCGAGTTTGTCGAACAACTGCCTCAGCCGAGCCTCGGTGTTCGGCAACGGTGCGTCGTGCAGCCGCTTGCCGTCCGGCGCCAACCCGACCGCGTGATGATCACCCTTACCGACATCCAACCCGAGGTAGACGCCGTATCCGCCGTGCACCACACCCGCCTCCACGCATCGTCCGTGGCCTCGGCCACAGGTCCAGGCGTCGGACTGCCGGCACCCACGTTACGAAGAGACCAACCCCAAACAGGGCGGCCGTGTCCCTATCAGCGGTCCGCCGACGCCACCCGACCCGGCGACAACACCCCCCGGATCATGCCTACGACAGGGGCAGGAAGTCATACCGGGCCGGGCGACCGAGGAGTCCCCGGCTGGGGACGATCAAAAAGGTAACGGGTGGCGGGGTTATGGGGTGGCGGAGGCGTTGGCGGCGATTTCGGGGAGGTCGGCGGGGCCGGGGTCGGCGGCGGGCGGCGGGGTGAGGGTGGGGTTCTGCGCGGCGGCCCGGACGGCGGCGGCGACCGCCGGGGCCACCCGGGCGTCGAAGACGCTGGGCACGATGACCGTCGGGTTGATCTTTTCCTCGCCCACCACGTCGGCGATGGCCCGGGCGGCGGCGATCGCCATCTCCTCGGTGAACTCCTCGGCGTGCGCGTCGAGCATGCCGCGGAAGACGCCCGGGAAGGCGAGCACGTTGTTGATCTGGTTCGGCTGGTCGGAGCGGCCGGTGGCGACCACGGCGGCATGCTTGCGCGCCTCCCGAGGGTCGACCTCCGGGTCCGGGTTGGCCAACGCGAAGACGATCGAATTCTTGGCCATCGTCGCGATGTCGTCGCCGGTCAGCAGGTTCGGCGCGCTCACTCCGATGAAGACGTCCGCGCCGTTAAGCGCCCCGGCGAGATCACCCGAGTAGTCGTCGCGGTTGGTGTTCTCGGCCAGCCACCGCCAGGCCGGGTTGAGGTCGGTCTGGCCGCGGTGCAGGGCGCCCTGCCGGTCGTACGCGATGATGTCGCCCACGCCCTGACGCAGCAGCAGCTTCATGATCGCGGTGCCCGCCGCGCCGGCACCGGAGACCACCACCCGGACGTCCGCGAGCTGCTTGCCCACCACCCGCAGCGCGTTGGTCAGCGCAGCCAGCACGCAGATCGCGGTGCCGTGCTGGTCGTCGTGGAAGACGGGGATGTCCAGCGCCTCGCGCAGCCGTGCCTCGATCTCGAAGCAGCGCGGCGCGGCGATGTCCTC
This DNA window, taken from Micromonospora sp. FIMYZ51, encodes the following:
- a CDS encoding RICIN domain-containing protein, encoding MTVLALVKRPLARRLAALAAAAVALPAAAVAVAVAPAAAATVDTSAHYVFVNRNSGKAMDLWNWSTADGGEIRQFTRADGNNQQFQFVDVGNGYYQLRNRHSGKVVTIPNSNDGVQVTQVTASGDTKQHWRLVDSANGDVRFVNRHSNKALEVWQWSTADGGVVSQYADLDGANQRWQMIKMGGGTTPPPNPTPQTGLVGWATQNGGTSGGGNAGTTTVTSASALTSALNSTSAAVIRVSGTINCSGMLRVRSNKTILGNAGATIVGCGFTINGDRNVIIRNLTFRNWGDDAINVEQSATNIWIDHNTFSSGYDGAVDIKRGSDFITVSWNRVFSHDKTMLLGHSDDNASQDVGRLRVSYHHNWFDGSNQRNPRVRFGNPVHVYNNFYSNVRGYGVASTMNAGVLVEGNYFENTPDPFHRGEGDSGPGALVARNNHFVNSGSGQSGGSVAGIPYSYTLDTPSNVKSIVTGGAGAGRISV
- a CDS encoding DUF349 domain-containing protein, with translation MSDWTAFGRVDADGTVYVKTAEGERVVGSWQAGAPEEGLAHFARRFADLVTEVDLTEARLNSGAAEPNHSLSSIRRLRASLAEAHVVGDIDALATRLDKLAAVAEEKAGEAKAAKEAARIEALARKTALVEEAEKLAAESTGWKTAGDRLKEILDEWKTIRGVDKKTDGELWKRFAAARDGFTRRRGAHFASLDAQRKQAQTVKEELVAEAEKIKDSTEWASTANQLKNLMTQWKAAPRASKEAEQRLWERFRAAQDAFFTRRSEVFSARDNEQRANLERKQALLAEAEALDVDGDPKGAQAKLREIQAQWHEAGRVPREAAAGLDRRLRAVDDKVREVMDSAWRRTTREDNPLLAQMRAQVAEAEERLTRAQAAGDARRIKEAEQALASKRQFLQLAEQAG
- a CDS encoding class III extradiol dioxygenase subunit B-like domain-containing protein — encoded protein: MPLVAAAVCPHPPLLVPEVAGAAAPELDELRAACASAVARLAVAGARSILVIGAGPGTVDLDPPYRGSFAPWGAPLEVRLTSHADEGRVDGEGRVDGEGRVDGTGRAVAGSAAGWRADERNGSARLPLSLLAGAWLLDRMPLAGADGTVRRMMTVGADESAENCAALGARLGSGQPWALLVMGDGSACRGEKAPGYADPRAEAYDEGVARALAQVDVDALLGLDPAVSAQLRVAGRAPWQVLAGAARAAGGDWRGELLYHAAPYGVAYLVASWERS
- the miaA gene encoding tRNA (adenosine(37)-N6)-dimethylallyltransferase MiaA, giving the protein MTAPGPVVAVVGPTAAGKSALSIALAQALGGEVVNADSMQLYRGMDIGTAKLTPAERAGVPHHLLDIWPVTEPASVAEYQRLARAAVDDIRARGRVPLLVGGSGLYVRAVLEQFEFPGTDPAVRARLEGELAALGPAPLHARLRAADPVAAESILPGNGRRIVRALEVIELTGGPFTAALPQPTPHYPAVQIGVDLDTALLDERIATRVDRMWADGLVAETRELVGHGLPEGRTASRALGYQQVLRFLAGELTEEQAYDETIRATRRFVRRQRSWFRRDPRVHWLDSADPGLVEAALRILGDAAR
- the dapF gene encoding diaminopimelate epimerase codes for the protein MEFTKGHGTGNDFVILPDPDGALDLTPDLVAAICDRRRGLGGDGVLRVVRAAKHPDGAALADSAEWFMDYWNSDGSFAEMCGNGARVFVRYLLDTGLAAPAGGALPVATRAGLVRARVDGEAIAVEMRRPRRYATSTAALGGLTLPGTAVDVGNPHLVCPLPAGLDLAGLDLTRAPNFDPALFPSGVNVEFTVPGGPVDGVDAHVLMRVYERGSAETLSCGTGACAVAAVALHDADQETGTVAVDVPGGRLTVTLNDDSCWLSGPATLVATGTLTLP
- a CDS encoding NAD-dependent malic enzyme; the encoded protein is MATTRLPSAGFSITIRIAVPADASSIGRLTTSVGDAGAIVTALDVVDSDPTHVIVDLTCDTADAGHADQVVDALRELDGVDVRKVSDRTFLLHLGGKIEVSPKVALRNRDELSRAYTPGVARVCQAIADNPADARRLTIKRNTVAVVSDGSAVLGLGNLGPAASLPVMEGKAALFKRFGGVDAWPVVLDTQDTDEIVAIVKAIAPAYGGINLEDIAAPRCFEIEARLREALDIPVFHDDQHGTAICVLAALTNALRVVGKQLADVRVVVSGAGAAGTAIMKLLLRQGVGDIIAYDRQGALHRGQTDLNPAWRWLAENTNRDDYSGDLAGALNGADVFIGVSAPNLLTGDDIATMAKNSIVFALANPDPEVDPREARKHAAVVATGRSDQPNQINNVLAFPGVFRGMLDAHAEEFTEEMAIAAARAIADVVGEEKINPTVIVPSVFDARVAPAVAAAVRAAAQNPTLTPPPAADPGPADLPEIAANASATP